In the genome of Xanthomonas translucens pv. cerealis, one region contains:
- the flgB gene encoding flagellar basal body rod protein FlgB, which yields MPNLISSYLGVHGDALPLREQRMKLIASNLSNVDTPGYKAQDLDFDAAMRAAQGQRDGSQLQATDSRHIAVGGGGNGLNPFQVTREAKQPSLDGNTVDADVERAAYGRAALEYRASLSFVESKVRGMLTAITGQ from the coding sequence ATGCCCAATCTGATTTCATCCTATTTAGGTGTCCACGGCGACGCCCTGCCGCTGCGCGAGCAACGGATGAAGCTGATCGCCAGCAACCTCAGCAATGTCGACACGCCTGGCTACAAGGCCCAGGACCTGGATTTCGACGCGGCGATGCGCGCCGCGCAGGGCCAGCGCGACGGTAGCCAGCTGCAGGCCACTGACAGCCGCCACATCGCGGTGGGCGGCGGCGGCAACGGACTCAACCCATTCCAGGTCACCCGCGAGGCCAAGCAGCCCAGCCTCGACGGCAATACCGTCGATGCGGACGTCGAGCGCGCCGCCTATGGCCGCGCCGCGCTGGAGTACCGCGCCTCGCTGAGCTTCGTCGAATCCAAGGTGCGCGGCATGCTCACCGCGATCACAGGCCAATAA
- a CDS encoding flagellar basal body rod protein FlgF — protein MDKALYVAMTGARASLQAQGTVSHNLANVDTAGFKAALANTEAFRIKGAGYPSRIDALHIDQGFNRDVGAQQVTGNALDVSLSADNWLAVQASDGKEAYTRGGELAVTPNGQLVTSSGRAVLDDQGNPMAIPPHQSLEIGEDGSVSIVPLGEGPQAMAVVGKMKVVQAPAERLERRPDGLMRNISDDPTQAFALATGSAVHTGALEGSNVDAAGALVQMIQLQRQFEMQVKVIKHGDENAQSANTLLRLNG, from the coding sequence ATGGACAAAGCACTCTACGTCGCCATGACCGGCGCCCGCGCTTCGCTGCAGGCGCAGGGCACGGTGTCGCACAATCTGGCCAATGTCGATACCGCCGGTTTCAAGGCGGCGTTGGCCAATACCGAGGCATTCCGCATCAAGGGCGCCGGTTATCCGTCGCGGATCGATGCGCTGCACATCGACCAGGGCTTCAACCGCGACGTCGGCGCGCAGCAGGTGACCGGCAATGCGCTGGACGTCTCGCTCAGCGCCGACAACTGGCTGGCGGTGCAGGCCAGCGACGGCAAGGAGGCGTACACGCGCGGTGGCGAGCTGGCGGTGACCCCGAATGGCCAGCTGGTCACCTCCAGCGGCCGCGCGGTGCTCGACGACCAGGGCAATCCGATGGCGATCCCGCCGCACCAGTCGCTGGAGATCGGCGAGGACGGCTCGGTGTCGATCGTGCCGCTGGGCGAAGGCCCGCAGGCGATGGCCGTGGTCGGCAAGATGAAGGTGGTGCAGGCGCCGGCCGAGCGCCTGGAACGCCGCCCCGACGGGCTGATGCGCAACATCAGCGACGATCCCACCCAGGCCTTCGCCCTGGCCACCGGCAGCGCAGTCCACACCGGCGCGCTGGAAGGCAGCAACGTCGATGCGGCCGGCGCGCTGGTACAGATGATCCAGCTGCAGCGCCAGTTCGAGATGCAGGTGAAGGTGATCAAGCACGGCGACGAGAACGCCCAGTCGGCCAACACCCTGCTGCGCCTGAACGGCTAA
- the flgE gene encoding flagellar hook protein FlgE, translated as MGFNTSLSGIKAANSDLNVTANNIANVNTTGFKESRAEFADLFSATGYGLARNAIGAGVRVSNVAQQFSQGNVDPTGRNLDMAISGDGFFTLTNNGAKVYSRAGNFQTDENGYVVNPQGAKLQVFPPAANGNGFAVGTLSDLQLLTTDSSPKQSETVNLMFTLPGNAKTPTVATFSPSDANSYNHSTGGITVYDSLGVSHTQTSYFVKTGNANEWQVHNYVDGTAVGTTSTIQFDGNGKLTTPADGRIALSTFTPSTGAGTLNLTLDVSGSTQYGEAFALRDARQDGYASGKLNSISIDANGVVFARYSNNADKALGQVAMTNFVNPQGLSSLGDNVWAESSASGNARTGAPGTSDFGSVQSGALEASTVDLTEQLVNMIVAQRNFQANSQMISTQDQVTQTIINIR; from the coding sequence ATGGGTTTCAATACTTCGCTGTCCGGTATCAAAGCGGCCAACTCCGACCTCAACGTCACCGCCAACAACATCGCCAACGTCAACACCACCGGCTTCAAGGAATCGCGCGCCGAGTTCGCCGACCTGTTCTCCGCCACCGGCTACGGCCTGGCGCGCAATGCGATCGGCGCCGGCGTGCGGGTCAGCAACGTCGCCCAGCAGTTCTCGCAGGGCAATGTCGATCCGACCGGGCGCAACCTGGACATGGCGATCTCCGGCGACGGCTTTTTCACTCTGACCAACAACGGCGCCAAGGTCTACTCGCGCGCCGGCAACTTCCAGACCGACGAGAACGGCTACGTGGTCAACCCGCAGGGCGCCAAGCTACAGGTGTTCCCGCCGGCGGCCAACGGCAACGGCTTCGCGGTCGGCACGCTGAGCGATCTGCAGCTGCTGACCACCGACAGTTCGCCCAAGCAGAGCGAAACGGTGAACCTGATGTTCACCCTGCCCGGCAACGCCAAGACCCCGACCGTTGCCACCTTCAGCCCGAGCGACGCCAACAGCTACAACCATTCCACCGGCGGCATCACCGTCTACGACTCGCTGGGCGTCAGCCACACCCAGACCTCGTATTTCGTCAAGACCGGCAACGCCAACGAGTGGCAGGTGCACAACTATGTCGACGGCACCGCAGTCGGCACCACGAGTACGATCCAGTTCGACGGCAACGGCAAGCTCACCACGCCCGCCGACGGCAGGATCGCGCTGAGTACGTTCACCCCCAGCACCGGCGCCGGCACCCTCAACCTGACCCTGGACGTGAGCGGCTCGACCCAGTACGGCGAGGCGTTCGCGCTGCGCGACGCGCGCCAGGACGGCTACGCCAGCGGCAAGCTCAACTCGATCAGCATCGACGCCAACGGCGTGGTCTTCGCCCGCTATTCCAACAACGCCGACAAGGCGCTGGGCCAGGTGGCGATGACCAACTTCGTCAACCCGCAGGGGCTGAGCTCGCTCGGCGACAACGTGTGGGCGGAAAGCTCGGCCTCGGGCAATGCCCGCACCGGCGCGCCGGGAACCTCGGATTTCGGCAGCGTGCAGTCCGGCGCGCTGGAAGCCTCCACCGTCGATCTCACCGAACAGCTGGTCAACATGATCGTCGCGCAACGCAACTTCCAGGCCAACTCGCAGATGATCTCGACCCAGGATCAGGTCACCCAGACCATCATCAATATTCGTTGA
- a CDS encoding flagellar basal body P-ring protein FlgI, whose product MNLLSLTCRLLTAFALCAGMAAPAAAERIKDLAQVGGVRGNALVGYGLVVGLDGSGDRTSQAPFTVQSLKNMLGELGVNVPSNVNPQLKNVAAVAIHAELPPFAKPGQPIDITVSSIGNAVSLRGGSLLMAPLKGADGQVYAIAQGSLIVGGFGAQGKDGSRISVNVPSVGRIPNGATVERALPDVFGSSGEITLNLHQNDFTTVSRMVAALESTFGPGSAHAVDGGTVAVRSPTDPSARIGLLARIENVELSPGAAPAKVVVNARTGTVVIGAQVRVSPAAISHGSLTVTISEGTQVSQPNALSNGQTVAAPKSTITATNEGSRMFKFEGGTSLDQIVRAVNEVGAAPGDLIAILEALKQAGALSAELEVI is encoded by the coding sequence ATGAACCTTCTGTCCCTGACCTGCCGCTTGCTAACCGCGTTCGCGCTGTGCGCCGGCATGGCCGCCCCGGCCGCCGCCGAACGCATCAAGGACCTGGCCCAGGTCGGCGGCGTGCGCGGCAACGCGCTGGTCGGCTACGGCCTGGTGGTCGGCCTGGACGGCAGCGGCGACCGCACCAGCCAGGCGCCCTTCACCGTGCAGAGCCTGAAGAACATGCTCGGCGAACTGGGCGTCAATGTTCCGTCGAACGTCAATCCGCAGCTGAAGAACGTGGCCGCGGTGGCGATCCACGCCGAACTGCCGCCGTTCGCCAAGCCCGGCCAGCCGATCGACATCACCGTGTCCTCGATCGGCAACGCGGTCTCGCTGCGCGGCGGCTCGCTGCTGATGGCGCCGCTGAAGGGCGCCGACGGCCAAGTTTACGCGATCGCCCAGGGCAGCCTGATCGTCGGCGGCTTCGGCGCGCAGGGCAAGGACGGCTCGCGGATCTCGGTCAACGTGCCCAGCGTCGGCCGCATCCCCAACGGCGCGACGGTGGAGCGTGCGCTGCCGGACGTGTTCGGCAGCAGCGGTGAGATCACCCTGAACCTGCACCAGAACGATTTCACCACGGTGTCGCGGATGGTCGCGGCGCTGGAGAGCACCTTCGGCCCGGGCAGCGCGCATGCGGTCGATGGCGGCACCGTGGCGGTGCGCTCGCCCACCGACCCGAGCGCGCGCATCGGCCTGCTGGCGCGAATCGAGAACGTGGAACTGTCGCCGGGCGCGGCGCCGGCCAAGGTGGTGGTCAACGCCCGCACCGGCACCGTGGTCATCGGCGCGCAGGTGCGGGTCAGCCCCGCGGCGATCTCGCACGGCTCGCTGACCGTCACCATCAGCGAAGGCACCCAGGTCAGCCAGCCCAACGCACTGAGCAACGGCCAGACCGTGGCCGCGCCGAAATCGACCATCACCGCCACCAACGAAGGCAGCCGTATGTTCAAGTTCGAGGGCGGCACCTCGCTGGACCAGATCGTACGCGCGGTCAACGAAGTCGGCGCCGCGCCGGGCGACCTGATCGCGATCCTGGAAGCACTGAAGCAGGCCGGCGCGCTGAGCGCGGAGCTGGAGGTGATCTGA
- the flgM gene encoding flagellar biosynthesis anti-sigma factor FlgM — MSQKIEGSLPSQATLRTTAVNTKAASGASEDGQNRAVGATAATDSLRLTGEASGLQSLQRQLSAAPAVDSNRVESVRSALQGGTYKINPDAIASRMLDLDQQLSA, encoded by the coding sequence ATGAGCCAGAAAATCGAAGGGAGCTTGCCCAGCCAGGCCACGCTCCGTACCACGGCCGTCAACACCAAGGCCGCCTCCGGTGCGTCCGAGGATGGACAGAACCGTGCGGTGGGCGCCACGGCCGCGACCGACAGCCTGCGCCTGACCGGCGAAGCGTCCGGCCTGCAGAGCCTGCAGCGCCAGCTGTCGGCAGCGCCGGCGGTGGACAGTAACCGGGTCGAGTCGGTGCGCAGCGCGTTGCAGGGCGGCACCTACAAGATCAACCCTGACGCGATCGCCAGTCGCATGCTCGATCTGGACCAGCAGCTAAGCGCATGA
- a CDS encoding chemotaxis protein has protein sequence MSHDLLNRIDQRTRLAGHNRLALLLFRLGGRQLFGVNVFKVQEVLRRPELFQVPGLPLQFSGVADVRGRSVPVLDLGLAIGHPERETHADKAPGYLVVTEFNRSVQGFLVSGVERIVNIAVEDIHPPPELGAESSYLTAVTRFQGELIQVIDVESVLADIAQNRTDAQIDPSLALTGSQLQVLVVDDSRVARQQIRSVLDQLGVGATLLSDGRQALDHLLQIQAGGENPADRYAMVISDIEMPAMDGYTLTTEIRRHPGLAGLYVLLHTSLSGVFNNAMVERVGANAFVAKYSPHELADYVLARLRVVAEAKAA, from the coding sequence ATGTCTCATGACCTGCTCAACCGAATCGACCAGCGCACCCGCTTGGCGGGCCACAACCGGCTTGCCCTGCTGCTGTTCCGGCTGGGCGGCCGTCAGCTTTTTGGCGTGAACGTCTTCAAGGTGCAGGAAGTGCTGCGCCGTCCGGAGCTGTTCCAGGTGCCGGGGCTGCCATTGCAATTCTCCGGGGTCGCCGATGTCCGCGGCCGTTCGGTGCCGGTGCTGGATCTGGGCCTGGCGATCGGGCATCCGGAACGCGAGACGCACGCCGATAAGGCGCCTGGCTACCTGGTGGTCACCGAATTCAACCGCTCGGTGCAGGGTTTCCTGGTCAGCGGCGTGGAGCGCATCGTCAACATCGCGGTGGAAGACATCCATCCGCCGCCGGAATTGGGCGCCGAATCCAGCTACCTGACCGCGGTGACCCGCTTCCAGGGCGAGCTGATCCAGGTCATCGACGTGGAAAGCGTGCTCGCCGACATCGCCCAGAACCGCACCGACGCGCAGATCGACCCGTCGCTGGCGCTCACCGGCTCGCAGCTGCAGGTGCTGGTGGTGGACGACTCGCGGGTGGCGCGGCAGCAGATCCGCAGCGTGCTCGACCAGCTCGGGGTCGGCGCCACCCTGCTATCCGACGGCCGCCAGGCCCTGGACCATCTCTTGCAGATCCAGGCCGGCGGCGAGAATCCAGCCGACCGCTACGCCATGGTGATCTCCGACATCGAGATGCCGGCGATGGACGGCTATACGCTGACGACGGAAATCCGGCGCCACCCCGGCCTGGCCGGCCTGTACGTGCTGCTGCACACCTCGCTATCGGGGGTGTTCAACAACGCCATGGTCGAGCGCGTCGGCGCCAACGCCTTCGTTGCCAAGTACAGCCCGCACGAACTGGCCGACTACGTGCTGGCGCGGCTGCGGGTGGTCGCCGAGGCCAAGGCCGCCTAG
- a CDS encoding flagellar hook capping FlgD N-terminal domain-containing protein yields MSTVSNDVYSSLGLTGASAGKTTANKSSSLNQADFLKLMTEQLQHQDPLKPMDNSQMVSQMAQLSTVQGIGDLNKTVTALSSSMSSDQILRGAQLVGHKVLVPSATMPLGSDGGANGVIAAPGAGIVNLTVSDANGNAVKQISVNASKAGEVNFSWDGTNSAGTRLPPGTYGVSATLTDSKGTNTALSTYVQAPVESATIGSDGIYLDLTGLGTAPLANVLRVS; encoded by the coding sequence ATGAGTACCGTTTCCAACGACGTTTATTCCAGCCTCGGCTTGACCGGCGCCAGCGCCGGCAAGACCACTGCCAACAAGTCGTCGTCGCTGAACCAGGCCGACTTCCTGAAGCTGATGACCGAGCAGCTGCAGCACCAGGACCCGCTCAAGCCGATGGACAACAGCCAGATGGTGTCGCAGATGGCACAGCTGTCCACCGTGCAGGGCATCGGCGACCTCAACAAGACCGTGACCGCGCTGTCCAGTTCGATGAGCAGTGACCAGATCCTGCGCGGCGCGCAGCTGGTCGGTCACAAGGTGCTGGTGCCGTCGGCGACGATGCCGCTGGGCAGCGACGGCGGCGCCAACGGCGTGATCGCCGCGCCCGGCGCCGGCATCGTCAACCTCACCGTCAGCGACGCCAACGGCAACGCGGTCAAGCAGATCAGCGTCAACGCCAGCAAGGCCGGCGAAGTCAATTTCAGCTGGGACGGCACCAATAGCGCCGGCACCCGCCTGCCGCCCGGCACTTACGGCGTCAGCGCAACGCTTACCGACAGCAAGGGCACCAACACCGCGCTGTCTACCTACGTCCAGGCCCCGGTCGAGAGCGCCACCATCGGCTCGGACGGCATCTACCTCGACCTGACCGGGCTGGGCACCGCCCCGCTCGCCAACGTGCTCCGCGTCAGCTGA
- the flgC gene encoding flagellar basal body rod protein FlgC — translation MSNLPIFDVAGSALQAQSVRLSTIASNLANADSVAGSAEAAYKPIEPIFQAVRNPHDSSLTGVNVKEITQSKDPPIKRYEPGHPLADADGYIYSPDVDPVSQMVNLISASRNYQAGVEVLNTAKELALATLTMGR, via the coding sequence ATGAGCAATTTGCCGATCTTCGATGTCGCCGGCTCCGCGCTGCAGGCGCAGTCGGTGCGCCTGAGCACCATCGCCAGCAACCTGGCCAACGCCGATTCGGTGGCCGGCTCGGCCGAAGCGGCCTACAAGCCGATCGAGCCGATCTTCCAGGCCGTGCGCAACCCGCACGACAGCAGCCTGACCGGGGTCAACGTCAAGGAAATCACCCAGAGCAAGGATCCGCCGATCAAGCGCTACGAGCCCGGCCATCCGCTCGCCGATGCCGACGGCTACATCTATTCGCCGGATGTGGACCCGGTGTCGCAGATGGTCAACCTGATCTCCGCCTCGCGCAATTACCAGGCAGGCGTGGAAGTCCTCAACACCGCCAAGGAACTGGCGTTGGCCACCTTGACCATGGGCCGCTAA
- the flgG gene encoding flagellar basal-body rod protein FlgG, producing MNQALWVAKTGLDAQQTRMSVVSNNLANTNTTGFKRDRASFEDLLYQQVRQPGGATSAQTQLPSGLQLGTGVRVVSTSKDFEQGNPQQTGRALDVMVNGRGFFEVQMPDGTTAYTRDGSFQINSQGELVTNSGYAVQPGIQVPEGAQSLTIGTDGTVSVQVAGTAAALEIGSLTLSDFINPSGLQAKGGNLYAETAASGPAQNGTPGLNGLGTTVQASLEGSNVNVVEELVSMIETQRAYEMNAKAISTTDSMLGYLNNNV from the coding sequence ATGAATCAGGCTTTGTGGGTCGCCAAGACCGGACTGGATGCGCAGCAGACGCGCATGTCGGTCGTGTCCAACAACCTGGCCAACACCAACACCACCGGCTTCAAGCGCGATCGCGCCAGCTTCGAGGACCTGCTGTACCAACAGGTGCGTCAGCCTGGCGGCGCGACTTCGGCGCAGACGCAGTTGCCTTCGGGCCTGCAGCTGGGTACCGGCGTGCGCGTGGTGTCCACCTCCAAGGACTTCGAGCAGGGCAATCCGCAGCAGACAGGGCGCGCGCTGGACGTGATGGTCAACGGCCGCGGCTTCTTCGAAGTGCAGATGCCCGACGGCACCACGGCCTACACCCGCGACGGCAGCTTCCAGATCAATTCGCAGGGCGAGCTGGTCACCAACAGCGGCTATGCGGTGCAGCCCGGCATTCAGGTCCCGGAAGGCGCGCAGTCGCTGACCATCGGTACCGACGGCACGGTCAGCGTGCAGGTCGCCGGCACCGCCGCGGCGCTGGAGATCGGTTCGTTGACGCTGAGCGACTTCATCAATCCCTCTGGCCTGCAGGCCAAGGGCGGAAACCTGTATGCGGAAACCGCCGCCTCCGGCCCGGCGCAGAACGGCACGCCCGGCCTCAACGGCCTCGGCACCACGGTGCAGGCCTCGCTGGAAGGCAGCAACGTCAACGTGGTCGAGGAGCTGGTCAGCATGATCGAGACCCAGCGCGCCTACGAGATGAACGCCAAGGCGATCTCCACCACCGATTCGATGCTCGGCTATCTGAACAATAACGTCTGA
- a CDS encoding flagellar protein FlgN: protein MNISVTNPLQQLSDALAGERQALLDHNVERLMQATSDKLAALRALEADVPAGAEAESRLRELADANRANGALLSRRRREVNWALRHLGRSESAPSYDANGQSSTLRMSRSLAIA, encoded by the coding sequence ATGAACATCTCCGTGACCAACCCCTTGCAACAGCTCAGCGACGCACTCGCCGGCGAACGGCAGGCATTGTTGGATCACAACGTGGAAAGGCTGATGCAGGCCACCAGCGACAAGCTGGCGGCACTGCGTGCGCTGGAGGCCGACGTGCCCGCCGGAGCCGAGGCCGAATCGCGATTGCGCGAACTGGCAGACGCCAACCGTGCCAACGGCGCGCTGCTGTCGCGGCGGCGGCGCGAAGTGAACTGGGCCCTGCGTCATCTGGGCCGCAGCGAAAGCGCGCCGTCCTACGATGCCAACGGCCAGTCCAGCACCTTGCGCATGAGCCGCTCGCTGGCGATCGCCTAA
- the flgA gene encoding flagellar basal body P-ring formation chaperone FlgA, whose amino-acid sequence MRLILLVLLMAATPAWAAEFQSVDSIRAAALSTLGADAEAEATLDPSVRVPLCPAPLQAQPTGTTTVEVSCPREAGWRLFVPLKVRRLQNVLVLGRGMAAGETVGAADMVIEKRDAARIVGAAMTDPAAAIGRVVRRTLPAGTLLSASDLVAQRLVRRGDNVALVARNGGLEVRMAGRALSDGGENERVTVENLSSRRVVQGTVSQNGDVFVTR is encoded by the coding sequence ATGCGCCTGATCCTGTTAGTGCTCCTGATGGCGGCAACGCCGGCCTGGGCCGCGGAATTCCAATCGGTGGACTCGATCCGCGCCGCAGCGCTGTCCACCCTTGGTGCCGACGCCGAAGCCGAGGCGACGCTGGACCCCTCGGTGCGCGTGCCGTTGTGCCCGGCGCCGCTGCAGGCGCAGCCCACCGGCACCACCACGGTGGAGGTGAGCTGCCCGCGCGAGGCCGGCTGGCGCCTGTTCGTGCCGCTCAAGGTGCGGCGTCTGCAGAACGTCCTGGTGCTGGGCCGCGGGATGGCCGCTGGGGAAACCGTCGGCGCCGCCGATATGGTGATCGAGAAGCGCGACGCGGCGCGGATCGTCGGTGCGGCAATGACCGATCCGGCGGCCGCGATCGGGAGGGTGGTGCGGCGCACGCTGCCGGCCGGCACGCTGCTGTCGGCCAGCGATCTGGTCGCGCAGCGGCTGGTGCGGCGCGGCGACAATGTGGCACTGGTGGCGCGCAACGGGGGACTGGAAGTGCGCATGGCCGGGCGTGCATTGAGCGATGGCGGCGAGAACGAGCGGGTGACCGTCGAAAACCTGTCGTCTCGGCGGGTGGTTCAGGGGACCGTGTCACAAAATGGCGACGTTTTTGTGACGCGTTGA
- a CDS encoding ATP-binding protein produces the protein MNFADPDYTDTVPLPSRKSLLALSELIDEGLVLFRADGRLLLANSAARGHLCNTDVFDDCALGERLAQWLPSDALSQARSHGRWSGSLPTEEHVVLAHLYFHADGDDGHYLVLIQGIEGQQDYEQELQQRHAELRQAYLRLNGAQEKLLQSEKMASIGQLAAGVAHEINNPIGYVHSNLGSLQEYLRSLFTLIEAYERALRAPDPKALIPEIDDIRNRFDIDFISRDLPQLMAESREGIERVTRIVRDLKDFSYSGREESWKLVDLHAGLESTINIIWNELKYKVTLDRHYGNLPLVECLPSELNQVYMNLLLNAGQAIGERGSIVVSTGQDGEEVWIEFKDSGAGIPADLLQRIFDPFFTTKPVGSGTGLGLSISYGIINKHHGRIDVTSTVGEGSCFRIVIPVRQPK, from the coding sequence GTGAATTTCGCCGATCCCGATTACACCGATACGGTGCCGTTGCCTTCGCGCAAAAGTCTGCTCGCACTGAGCGAGCTGATCGACGAAGGCCTGGTGCTGTTTCGTGCCGACGGCCGCCTGCTGCTGGCCAATAGCGCCGCACGCGGCCACCTGTGCAATACCGACGTCTTCGACGACTGTGCCCTGGGCGAGCGCCTGGCGCAGTGGCTGCCCAGCGATGCGCTGTCGCAGGCGCGCAGCCATGGCCGCTGGAGCGGCAGCCTGCCGACCGAAGAACACGTGGTGCTGGCGCACCTGTATTTCCATGCCGACGGCGACGATGGCCACTATCTGGTGCTGATCCAGGGCATCGAAGGCCAGCAGGACTACGAGCAGGAACTGCAGCAGCGCCATGCCGAGCTGCGCCAGGCCTATCTGCGCCTCAACGGCGCGCAGGAAAAACTGCTGCAGTCGGAGAAGATGGCCTCCATCGGCCAGCTCGCCGCCGGCGTCGCGCACGAGATCAACAACCCGATCGGCTACGTGCATTCCAACCTGGGCAGCCTGCAGGAATACCTGCGCAGCCTGTTCACCCTGATCGAGGCCTACGAGCGTGCCCTGCGCGCGCCCGATCCGAAGGCGCTGATCCCGGAGATCGACGACATCCGCAACCGCTTCGACATCGACTTCATCAGCCGCGACCTGCCGCAGCTGATGGCCGAATCGCGCGAGGGCATCGAGCGGGTGACGCGCATCGTGCGCGACCTCAAGGACTTTTCCTATTCCGGCCGCGAGGAATCGTGGAAGCTGGTGGACCTGCATGCCGGGCTCGAGTCCACGATCAACATCATCTGGAACGAGCTCAAGTACAAGGTCACCCTGGACCGGCACTACGGCAACCTGCCGTTGGTCGAGTGCCTGCCGTCCGAGCTCAACCAGGTGTACATGAACCTGCTGCTCAACGCCGGCCAGGCGATCGGCGAGCGCGGCAGCATCGTGGTCAGCACCGGCCAGGACGGCGAAGAGGTCTGGATCGAGTTCAAGGACTCCGGCGCCGGCATTCCGGCGGATCTGCTGCAGCGCATCTTCGACCCATTCTTCACCACCAAGCCGGTTGGCAGCGGCACCGGCCTGGGCCTGTCGATCTCTTACGGCATCATCAACAAGCACCATGGCCGCATCGACGTGACCAGCACCGTCGGCGAAGGCTCATGCTTCAGGATCGTGATTCCGGTTAGGCAGCCGAAGTGA
- the flgH gene encoding flagellar basal body L-ring protein FlgH, with the protein MSRLSCFSLTTALVLPVLLGGCAGLGVAAGDVRPYAPMAPIVPVVAQAAPPSAGAIYAAGPGLSLYSDRRARDVGDLLTITLVESTNASTTANTSITKKDAVTMATPTLLGAPLTINGVNLLNNSTSGDRSFAGKGNTAQSNNMQGSITVTVMQRLPNGNLVIQGQKNLRLNQGDELVQVQGIVRAADISPDNTIPSSKVADARIAYGGRGAVAQSNAMGWLSRFFNSRISPY; encoded by the coding sequence ATGTCGCGTCTGTCCTGCTTCTCTCTCACCACTGCGCTGGTCCTACCCGTGCTGCTCGGCGGCTGCGCCGGCCTCGGCGTCGCCGCCGGCGACGTGCGCCCGTACGCGCCGATGGCGCCGATTGTGCCGGTGGTGGCGCAGGCCGCGCCGCCCAGCGCCGGCGCGATCTATGCCGCAGGCCCGGGCCTGTCGCTATATTCGGACCGGCGCGCGCGCGATGTCGGCGATCTGCTGACGATCACCCTGGTCGAAAGCACCAACGCCAGCACCACCGCCAACACCAGCATCACCAAGAAGGACGCGGTGACGATGGCCACGCCGACCCTGCTCGGCGCGCCGCTGACGATCAACGGTGTCAACCTGCTCAACAATTCCACCAGCGGCGACCGCAGCTTCGCCGGCAAGGGCAACACTGCGCAGAGCAACAACATGCAGGGCAGCATCACCGTGACCGTGATGCAGCGCCTGCCCAACGGCAACCTGGTGATCCAGGGGCAGAAGAACCTGCGCCTGAACCAGGGCGACGAGCTGGTGCAGGTGCAAGGCATCGTCCGCGCCGCCGACATCTCCCCGGACAACACCATTCCTTCCAGCAAGGTCGCCGACGCGCGGATCGCCTACGGCGGCCGCGGCGCCGTCGCCCAATCCAACGCGATGGGCTGGCTGAGCCGCTTCTTCAACTCGCGCATTTCGCCGTACTGA